GGAGAGTATGTGAAGAAGAACACATTCGGATAAATCACTGAGTCTATCTTCTTTTTCATCATCGTTATGTCTTTCTCTCTTCATTGTGACTTCAATGGAAATTGGAAGAGGGAGATAAGAATCGGCAAGaaactttcttttattttgcGGCTTGTTCTATTCTCAGTGGGAGGTTTATATAGTTGATATAGTTGattgtataaatattttttaaatattttagatttaaatatatttaaaatttatattttaatttagaatatttagtatttatttagaatttatatataggattagtttcttaattaaaaatatgatttaattttatatatgtatatatgattTAGAAATTTGTAGTTCCATGAGTCCATTCGGAATAACCTATTTCTGagattatgcaaataaatacatttttataagttaCTACTATCGaaaactgtatttttataaactattttttcataaaatacattaacaaatttatatttatacataaaaatttatttatttgcataaactcaataATAAGTTATTCCAAATGGACCCTATGTACCATATAGTTATAAGAACTTTTTACTCCCGACCCCCCCgccatttcttttctacccctacatttatccATTCACCCctacaaattattttattttccaattttaccctttttgCCATTTAACTTTGTTCACCCCACATCAAGTGTTCAGATTTgtaaaagattttttgttttataaaatttattgaaaaactgTTTAAAATTATTCCGATTcattttttgtgattttaaaTGGTTCACCAGAACACACTTAATATAAGTTCTTCGAACCCGAATACTTATATTACGGGTTCTAGTTTGGTTTTTCTTAAAAAGAAAACATCCAACGCAACTCTCGCTCACCACAAATCAGTTAAGTTTTACATCCAACGCAAACAAGTTAAGTTTAGTTGGGtgggttttaaaaaaaaattggcacaACCCCACACGTCAAATCTGGCCAAAAATTGTTCTACTAGAAATTGAACTCGGGTTCTTGATATGCAAAacttaagggtccgtttggaatatcttattttttagcttatacaaaatagcttttgcaaataaataagtttttagatattattataagtttatcaaggtagtttatgaaaaaatagcttataaaaatacaggTTTTGTTAGTaagaacttataaattaacataaaaacttatttattttcataagttgttttgcataagctaaaaaataagttattccaAACAACCCTTACTTGAACACAACTATTTggttattatatttgttttagattGGCCCAAGGTTCATTGTCAATCTAGACTGGGTTGCCTAATACTTGACTCTTAGGCAGACCAGAGCATGGACACACCCTAAAGGTGCAATGCTAAAGGAGTGCTCCCAACCATTGAATCTAGGGTTTCAGGCAATTTGGCAACATAGGCCAGAAGCCCAGAACTGCATGACCGAAAAAACGCAGCAGCAACAAACAAGCAGGAGTGAACAGACATGGACACCGTACTAGCTCCAACGCCAACCAACAAGAGAAACAACCTGCTCAACGACACACTGCAGCACGCACAAAGCGGAACCCAAATCACACCTGAACCCACATtgcaaaaccaaaataaaacctACGTCCACAAATTGCAGACCTGCAACTACAAATGTTTACCGAACTCACAAAACAACTTCCTGGTCCCATTTTCATTCTATTCAACCGCCATCGGTAAGCAATACTTTAATGTCCGGCACTACATCATTGTATTCCTTAATTAGTTCCATTTTATGGCTGAGGCCTCTGGTATAGAAGGACAAACTGATGTTTTCATCAATCTACCTAATAATCATAAATAAGGACATAAATTCAGATTGGAACCAGTCCCATGGCTGCAACAAAGAAACTACCAGAGTTGATGCTTCCAACCCTTTTCCACCGTGTATGACAGATTTCAGCAGACAACAGGACAATCAAATCTCGTTTTCAGTTATCAAACATGAGAATACAGTTATACACCATTGGTTGTGTTCATATATCAAACATGGTTCCTATACACTTATACGCTGATGGAAGCGCGAGAGATATAGATCAAACTGTTTGAATTATCCCAAAGCTTCTATATATCCTAAGCCACACATGAACTATCCAAAAGCTTTTATTAAAGGAACTAACAATATTAgagtaatatatttaatttactaTGCTCAAATTATGATGTGTCCTCTactgttttgaaattttattaatcaaagaAGTGACATAAACAACATAGTAGATTGACAGAGACATGAAAATATGCAGAAGCATAAAAATAAGAGCAATAACAACAATCTCAAGAAAAACAATAGTTAGGACAACCAAACCTATAGATTTATTTAACCCAACCCAGAAGATGAGACTTCAAATCACATCACAAAAGGCTCCCCAAAAAAACTGAAATATATAATTCTCGAGAAAGTAGAAGATATATGAAACAAATTAGGTACAATAGTATAGGTCAAATGCACGAAAATAAAAACTATCTAGGTGGTAGAAAGATTTCTATTGGTGTGAGTGCAGTGCATCCATGCTTTGAGTTCTTGATTCAAATCTTTGGCAAAACTTATGCATCATTACAAGTTGTTGATTCCAACCTATTCTTCAACCCAACAAATATAGCTTAGCTTCTATTCTTGTTTGAACTTGGTTATTGTTTCCACTGAAAAAGTAACACAATTAAAGAGTATGAACTTGTATTGACTTCCACACAAATTTAGATTAATTACAAGCCATTTATGTAATTGTACACAAAAGGAAAACCAAAGTAGGTATCAATAACAAGGAAAATAAGAACCAAAAATTAGTTAGTTTTTAGTCCAAAACACATCAAATTAATGTATTATCAAACATGcataagtaaaataaattaaatgagtCAATATAATTAAACATGTAAATGTAAAAACCAAACCATAAAAATAGTATTTAACAAGTTGTATGCACATTTACCTTAATCAAGGTAAGATGTAACCTTTGCTAACGGTGCATTTTGAAGCAAAAAGTCCACTACTTCTTTAGCTATGGATGAAGAAGGTAAATATGTTACTTTCAGTGACTTCAGGTTATACAAGGAAGAGAACTCAGCGTTGAATAAATCAGGAACTAAGGAGAGCACCTAATCATTTAGGGAAGATAGTAAATCAGTTGCTGTAATAAAAAGTGAAACTGCTAAATTTTTTACGAACGCAAACATTCTTAGAAGTACCTTCAGAGTATGCAGAGAAACTGCCAATGATTCGATATTAGCAAGCTCAATCAGCCAATTGAGTAGAATAAAAGGTGTGTTCTCACCTTTTGATAATTTGTTATTAGGCACATATATAGTTACATGTTTGACTGAAGAGAGATTGTTCATAGTCCCACAGAGTTTCTGAAGTGGAGTACCTGAATAATCAAAGGTACAAAGACTTGGAGTAGATAACTGAAATTTCATGTTACCACTAATTGATAAATTGGCAAGTGTGACACTCGAAATTGAGAGGCTTTGATTATCACTAACTAGACAATCGTTAATGATCAAACTATTCAATCTCTTTAGTGTCGAAAAAGGATCACCACGACCATCATTGTTGACACAAAAGATCAAGCTCTGTAGAGACAAGTTGGTTAATGCCGGCAAATTCAAAGAATTAGGATATAATGTTCTTTGACGATTAACATAAAGGTTAAGAGACCTTAAAGTTTGACATGAAAAGAAGGAAGGTGGAAATTTTTCAATTTGACATTTGACATCAATTAGTAATCGCTGGACATTATGCATAAAGGCATACGTCAAAATCATTTTAAGTAGTTTTAGATCAATGCTATCGTCACAGTCAAGATCGAGAACAAGCAATGGGGCTGCAACATCGCGTTGAGACAAAATTGCAATGACAAATTTGGTGAAACGCTCGAGAGTTTCAGAAGAGCAATACGAGGTTAGTGAATGGCTTGAGAGTTTCAAAGTTAGGGTAGGAAGAGTCTTCCAAAGAATTTTCCATCTTGTTGAGAGTATACAAGATTGAACAGCTTGTTTGGCATTGTTAAAGGAGAGTATGTGATGTAAAACATCATCAGACAAAGCACTGAGTCTGTCTTCATTATTCTTTTCTATGATATGCTCATTCCTTCCTCTCTTCATTATCTTCTCAAACAAAAAGCAAAACTGAAATGGATTAATGTTACATGAAATCAGTATCTAAAAGGTAATATCATATGCTAATAATCAACCTATATATATGCATGGTGATTTGATGTAGAAGGATTTCTTCAGTATTGTattattttaggtagatttcttatttttatttttcactactatttagtATTTAAACTAAACTATTATAGccttgaataaaaattcaaagattttcctcaaatttggt
This portion of the Trifolium pratense cultivar HEN17-A07 linkage group LG3, ARS_RC_1.1, whole genome shotgun sequence genome encodes:
- the LOC123915352 gene encoding F-box protein At4g22280-like; this translates as MKRGRNEHIIEKNNEDRLSALSDDVLHHILSFNNAKQAVQSCILSTRWKILWKTLPTLTLKLSSHSLTSYCSSETLERFTKFVIAILSQRDVAAPLLVLDLDCDDSIDLKLLKMILTYAFMHNVQRLLIDVKCQIEKFPPSFFSCQTLRSLNLYVNRQRTLYPNSLNLPALTNLSLQSLIFCVNNDGRGDPFSTLKRLNSLIINDCLVSDNQSLSISSVTLANLSISGNMKFQLSTPSLCTFDYSGTPLQKLCGTMNNLSSVKHVTIYVPNNKLSKGENTPFILLNWLIELANIESLAVSLHTLKVLSLVPDLFNAEFSSLYNLKSLKVTYLPSSSIAKEVVDFLLQNAPLAKVTSYLD